The Ranitomeya imitator isolate aRanImi1 chromosome 3, aRanImi1.pri, whole genome shotgun sequence genome has a window encoding:
- the LOC138671772 gene encoding NADH dehydrogenase [ubiquinone] 1 alpha subcomplex subunit 7-like: MATATRFIQRLRNWASGQNLQEKLQLRYTEIASRTQPLPHLPVGPSHKFANNYYCTRDGWRESLPPTIIMPSQKALVSGESSSSSVAKVLKKPVTPGTCPPKLMLTRDEPYL; encoded by the coding sequence ATGGCTACTGCCACCAGATTCATCCAGCGGCTGAGGAACTGGGCTTCTGGGCAAAATCTTCAAGAGAAGTTACAGCTTCGTTATACAGAAATTGCAAGCAGGACTCAGCCTCTACCACATCTTCCAGTGGGTCCAAGTCACAAGTTTGCAAACAATTACTACTGCACCCGAGATGGGTGGAGAGAAAGTTTACCACCTACTATCATTATGCCATCACAAAAGGCTCTGGTGTCTGGAGAATCTTCATCCAGCTCTGTTGCAAAAGTATTAAAGAAGCCAGTAACACCAGGAACTTGTCCTCCTAAGCTGATGTTGACACGTGATGAGCCGTACCTGTGA